In the genome of Vicia villosa cultivar HV-30 ecotype Madison, WI linkage group LG7, Vvil1.0, whole genome shotgun sequence, one region contains:
- the LOC131617205 gene encoding transcription factor bHLH49-like, with translation MSEREEFEVDGQKGPLDWRFVSGNLVNSMMGLVSMENSMMGCSPSCSNSMVDSFGPNFLDLASNSESFAFCDVNGHSNGNGKDGLSFARDGCDIDDGRTLGFGWNLAGSMMNKVGVLPNGPEMFPQNLSQFPTDSEFIDAARMSCLSAGGFGDTVNSCRIPQYMALHVPRSVEHPRCDGSLENDGRSDCPVMSLDEGKQALGGSCNEADRVESSGEGDDGVAIGSHVGSQMLDCTSGEPSIKGLNRKKRKTSRQDGECDKATGTIELPRETAKDNCKSRRQKGEKQPTSTTKDSGKNAKQGSQASYLPNEGYVHVRARRGQATNSHSLAERVRREKISERMKFLQDLVPGCSKITGKALMLDEIINYVQSLQQQVEFLSMKLATVNSHVDFDMERLLPKDILQHRHVPSSSAPGFLTEMPMTFPPLLHPSQPGLIRSSPPNMANPSDILGRSVEPQFTPLTEEFKEPDQVNPLQEAKH, from the exons ATGAGTGAGAGAGAAGAGTTTGAGGTAGATGGACAAAAGGGTCCTTTGGATTGGAGGTTTGTGAGTGGCAATCTTGTAAATTCTATGATGGGTTTGGTTTCTATGGAAAATTCTATGATGGGTTGTTCTCCTTCATGTTCTAACTCAATGGTGGATTCATTTGGTCCTAACTTTTTGGACCTTGCTTCCAATTCTGAAAGCTTTGCTTTTTGTGATGTTAATGGCCACAGTAATGGAAATGGAAAAGATGGGTTAAGTTTTGCAAGAGATGGTTGTGATATTGATGATGGTAGAACACTAGGATTTGGATGGAACCTTGCTGGTTCTATGATGAATAAGGTTGGTGTTTTACCAAATGGACCTGAGATGTTTCCTCAAAATTTGTCTCAGTTTCCAACTGATTCTGAGTTTATTGATGCTGCACGAATGTCGTGCTTAAGTGCCGGGGGTTTTGGAGATACGGTTAACTCGTGTAGGATTCCTCAATATATGGCTCTACACGTGCCTCGATCTGTTGAGCATCCTAGATGTGATGGAAGTCTTGAAAATGATGGAAGAAGTGATTGTCCTGTAATGTCTCTGGATGAAGGGAAACAAGCACTTGGAGGGTCTTGTAATGAAGCTGATAGAGTCGAGTCTAGCGGTGAGGGTGATGATGGGGTTGCCATTGGTAGCCATGTTGGTTCCCAAATGTTGGATTGTACAAGTGGAGAACCTTCTATTAAAGGTCTAAACCGAAAGAAAAGGAAAACAAGTAGGCAG GATGGTGAGTGCGACAAAGCCACCGGAACTATTGAGCTGCCTAGGGAAACTGCAAAGGACAACTGTAAGAGTCGACGGCAGAAGGGAGAGAAGCAGCCAACTTCAACAACCAAGGATTCCGGGAAGAATGCTAAACAGGGGTCTCAAGCTTCTTATCTGCCTAACGAGGGATACGTACATGTTAGGGCTCGCCGCGGTCAAGCGACAAACAGTCATAGCCTTGCAGAGAGA GTGAGGAGAGAAAAGATCAGTGAAAGGatgaagtttcttcaagatcttgtACCTGGATGTAGCAAG ATCACTGGCAAGGCATTGATGCTAGATGAAATCATAAACTATGTACAGTCTCTTCAGCAACAAGTTGAG TTTTTATCAATGAAACTCGCAACAGTGAATTCACACGTGGATTTCGATATGGAACGGCTGCTTCCTAAAGAC ATTCTTCAACATCGACATGTTCCGTCGTCATCTGCACCGGGGTTTCTAACAGAAATGCCAATGACTTTTCCTCCATTATTACATCCATCTCAACCAGGACTGATTCGTTCGTCTCCACCTAACATGGCTAATCCATCCGATATACTTGGGCGGAGCGTGGAACCACAATTCACACCCCTGACTGAAGAATTTAAAGAGCCAGATCAGGTTAATCCATTGCAAGAAGCCAAGCACTGA